From a region of the Cygnus atratus isolate AKBS03 ecotype Queensland, Australia chromosome 3, CAtr_DNAZoo_HiC_assembly, whole genome shotgun sequence genome:
- the UBXN2A gene encoding UBX domain-containing protein 2A, whose translation MKDMDNIKTVKEEWMCKSRTDDQILNGTEQSRDYFVDNLFEEAQKIGAICMSPTTVKNQVDVIIKLWKNGFTVNDGELRSYADIASQQFLDSIKKGELPFELQKVFEKEEVDVKVEDKKDEVYLSSKKPVFHPFSGHGYRLGSATPRIISKVREDHQAAGDKRPLPVVPLNDLEPITNIQIWLADGERIIQKFNVSHRISHVRDFITKYQGSEGRVPFTLTTSLPFRELQDETLTLQEAKLQNAVVVQRLRKTTEPFRLLKAPDNDCKTAATSNGQLKNEQKNTIKSTRSN comes from the exons ATGAAAGACATGGACAATATCAAAACTGTGAAGGAAGAATG GATGTGTAAGTCAAGAACTGATGATCAGATTTTGAATGGTACAGAACAAAGCCGAGACTATTTTGTAGATAACCTTTTTGAAGAAGCTCAGAAGATAGGTGCAATATGTATGTCCCCAACTACAGTCAAGAACCAG GTTGATGTAATCATTAAACTTTGGAAAAACGGGTTTACAGTAAACGACGGTGAACTTAGGAGCTACGCTGACATTGCAAGCCAACAGTTCTTGGACTCCATTAAAAAAGG ggaACTGCCTTTTGAGCTAcaaaaagtttttgaaaaggAGGAGGTTGATGTGAAAGTGGAAGATAAAAAAGATGAGGTGTATTTGTCATCAAAAAAGCCAGTGTTTCatcccttctctggacatggtTACAGATTAGGAAG TGCTACTCCAAGGATAATCTCTAAAGTAAGAGAGGATCATCAAGCAGCTGGTGACAAAAGACCCCTTCCTGTAGTACCCTTAAATGATTTGGAGCCAATCACCAACATCCAGATCTGGTTAGCTGATGGGGAAAGGATAATTCAGAAATTCAACGTTTCGCACAG aaTAAGCCATGTCAGAGACTTCATAACAAAGTATCAAGGATCAGAGGGAAGGGTTCCCTTCACACTGACTACTTCGCTACCGTTTCGAGAGCTGCAAGATGAGACGCTCACACTACAGGAAGCAAAGCTGCAAAATGCTGTTGTTGTTCAGAGACTTCGGAAAACAACTGAACCGTTCAGGCTCCTGAAAGCACCTGACAATGACTGTAAAACTGCTGCTACGTCTAATGGACAGCTCAAGAACGAGCAAAAAAACACTATCAAAAGCACAAGATCAAATTAG